From Tripterygium wilfordii isolate XIE 37 chromosome 13, ASM1340144v1, whole genome shotgun sequence, the proteins below share one genomic window:
- the LOC120012811 gene encoding CBL-interacting protein kinase 2-like yields the protein MDNQGTVLMQRYEIGRLLGQGTFAKVYHARNLKNNMSVAIKMIDKEKVLRVGMIDQIKREISVMRLVRHPNVVELYEVMATKTKIYFVMEYVKGGELFNKVAKGKLNEDVARKYFQQLISAVDYCHSRGVCHRDLKPENLLLDEYGNLKVSDFGLSALAESKRQDGLLHTTCGTPAYVAPEVINRKGYDGSKADIWSCGVILYVLLAGYLPFHDSNLMEMYRKIGKAEFKFPNWFAPEVRKLLTKILDPNLNTRISIAKIMEKPWFRKGLDSKPTITGKEHEPGPHECDAVSNDSSNAVVESKPEPAKPCNLNAFDIISFSAGFDLSGLFEEREKKKEARFTSNKPASTIISKLEDIARCLKLKIKKNDAGLLKIEGSKEGRKGVLGIDTEVFEITPCFHLVEIKKTSGDTLEYQKVLKEDIRPALKDIVWAWQGEQQQQPLQERQEELQPSHVLPVHDSAPQDSI from the coding sequence ATGGATAACCAAGGAACTGTATTGATGCAAAGGTATGAGATAGGGAGATTGTTGGGCCAAGGAACCTTTGCAAAGGTCTATCATGCAAGGAACCTTAAAAACAACATGAGTGTGGCCATCAAGATGATAGACAAAGAGAAGGTTTTGAGGGTTGGAATGATTGATCAAATTAAGAGAGAGATTTCGGTCATGAGGCTGGTTAGACATCCGAATGTGGTGGAATTGTATGAGGTAATGGCCACCAAGACCAAGATTTACTTTGTCATGGAATATGTTAAAGGTGGTGAACTCTTCAACAAGGTAGCCAAGGGAAAGCTCAATGAGGATGTTGCAAGAAAATACTTTCAACAGCTTATCAGTGCGGTCGATTACTGCCACAGTAGAGGTGTGTGTCACCGTGACCTCAAACCGGAAAACCTCCTTTTGGACGAGTACGGGAATCTAAAGGTTTCGGATTTTGGATTGAGTGCCCTTGCTGAATCTAAGCGTCAAGACGGGTTACTCCATACTACCTGTGGAACTCCTGCCTATGTTGCTCCGGAAGTAATAAACAGAAAAGGATATGATGGCTCTAAAGCTGATATTTGGTCATGTGGTGTAATCTTGTATGTTCTTTTGGCTGGCTATCTCCCATTCCATGATTCAAATTTGATGGAGATGTATAGGAAGATTGGTAAAGCGGAATTTAAATTCCCCAACTGGTTTGCACCAGAGGTACGCAAGCTTCTGACAAAGATCTTGGATCCGAACCTGAATACAAGGATCTCCATAGCCAAAATAATGGAAAAACCTTGGTTCCGGAAGGGATTGGACTCTAAACCAACAATTACTGGCAAAGAACATGAACCAGGTCCTCATGAATGTGATGCAGTTTCTAATGATAGCAGCAATGCTGTCGTGGAGTCCAAGCCAGAGCCAGCGAAACCGTGCAACTTAAATGCTTTCGATATCATCTCCTTTTCTGCAGGGTTCGACCTGTCTGGTTTATTTGAGGAgagggaaaagaagaaagaagcgAGATTTACATCGAACAAGCCTGCATCAACCATCATCTCTAAGCTGGAAGACATTGCTAGGTGCCTGAAGCTGAAAATTAAGAAGAATGATGCAGGATTGTTGAAAATAGAAGGCTCCAAAGAAGGAAGGAAAGGTGTATTGGGCATTGATACTGAAGTCTTTGAGATAACTCCTTGTTTTCATTTGGTGGAGATAAAGAAGACTAGTGGAGATACACTGGAGTATCAGAAGGTATTGAAGGAAGACATAAGACCAGCTCTCAAAGACATTGTCTGGGCTTGGCAAGGGGAACAGCAACAACAGCCTCTACAAGAAAGGCAGGAAGAGTTACAGCCTTCTCATGTGCTCCCAGTGCATGATAGTGCTCCTCAGGACTCAA